A window from Myxocyprinus asiaticus isolate MX2 ecotype Aquarium Trade chromosome 37, UBuf_Myxa_2, whole genome shotgun sequence encodes these proteins:
- the LOC127427855 gene encoding protein bicaudal D homolog 2-like isoform X2, translated as MSGDDDGYPEAQLVTESGPNWLRAEIERLSRELSETTREKIQAAEYGLVVLEENQQLKQRFEDLESEHETVRQELDQLREAYGQVHSTHRKVAADGESREESLILESASKEAYYEQRMLELQTDLRQTKNTLTSTRAENERLATLTLQLRENNDIVEMKCSRLCDDIREYKIRESRLLQDYTELEEENISLQKHVSTLKQGQVEFEGLKHENRRLEEEVQFLNSQLEDAIRLREIAERQLTEALETVKTEREQKAALRKELAHHMTLGDSLFASSLDGLKLSPDEPNNDDAILTFENGFAKVCDGNDEDNRLSTPKRGENFHPAPSLVDDLLSELNISEIQKLKQQLLQVEREKVALLTTLQDSQKQLEHARGALAEQQEAMTRLSDDLGAMRRLQAGKERRSALDSERERDSREDNDVDYYELDINGPEILRCKYEVAIAESSELREELKGLKVEHDEIKAEHEEVRGRLEGQVHDLSIQVSQLESSSRADREQVARLEKELKEVSAVAGETEGSLSVAQDELVAFSEELANLYHHVCMCNNETPNRVMLDFYKEGKGSKTECKDRQSPLTLTNGRTTQAPEINFTTMNSSASGTSVREGPRPEPMDIYNLVAIIRDQISHLQKAVDRTTELSRQRVASLELAAVADKDQAACMEEILKLKSLLSTKREQIATLRTVLKANKHTAEVALANLKSKYENEKTIVTETMMKLRNELKALKEDAATFSSLRAMFATRCDEYVTQLDDMQRQLAAAEDEKKTLNSLLRMAIQQKLALTQRLEDLEFDHEQARRGSGAGPGGRGKASSGRGRGPSSFSSPH; from the exons ATGTCTGGGGATGATGACGGGTATCCCGAGGCGCAGCTGGTCACAGAGTCCGGACCGAACTGGCTCCGTGCTGAGATTGAGCGTTTGTCCCGGGAACTGAGCGAGACGACCCGGGAAAAGATTCAGGCGGCGGAATACGGGCTGGTGGTGCTGGAGGAAAACCAGCAGCTGAAACAACGCTTTGAAGATCTAGAAAGCGAACATGAGACCGTCAGACAAGAGCTGGATCAACTCAGAGAG GCATATGGTCAGGTTCACTCCACCCACAGAAAGGTGGCTGCAGATGGGGAAAGCAGGGAGGAGTCCCTCATCCTGGAGTCGGCATCTAAAGAGGCGTATTATGAGCAAAGAATGCTGGAACTACAGACTGACCTGAGGCAAACGAAAAACACTCTCACCAGCACTCGGGCAGAGAATGAACGTCTGGCCACCCTCACACTGCAGCTGAGAGAG AATAATGACATAGTGGAGATGAAATGCAGTCGTCTATGTGACGACATCCGGGAGTACAAGATCCGAGAGTCTCGTCTGCTGCAAGACTACACAGAACTGGAGGAAGAGAACATCAGCTTGCAGAAACACGTCTCCACCCTCAAACAGGGTCAG GTTGAGTTTGAGGGACTCAAGCACGAGAATCGGCGCTTGGAAGAGGAAGTTCAGTTCCTAAACAGCCAGCTAGAGGATGCCATTCGGTTACGTGAGATAGCTGAGCGCCAGCTAACAGAGGCACTAGAAACTGTGAAGACTGAGCGGGAGCAGAAAGCAGCCCTTCGGAAAGAGTTGGCACATCATATGACCCTGGGGGACTCACTCTTTGCCAGCTCATTAGATGGACTTAAATTGAGTCCAGATGAACCTAATAACGATGATGCCATTCTGACATTTGAAAATGGATTTGCTAAAGTCTGTGATGGTAATGATGAAGATAACAGATTGTCCACACCCAAGAGAGGTGAAAATTTCCATCCCGCTCCAAGTTTGGTGGATGACTTGTTGAGCGAGCTGAACATCTCTGAGATCCAGAAACTCAAGCAACAGCTCTTACAG GTAGAGCGAGAGAAGGTGGCTCTGCTCACCACTCTACAGGATTCTCAGAAGCAGTTAGAGCATGCTCGAGGAGCATTAGCCGAGCAGCAGGAAGCTATGACGAGACTTAGCGATGATTTGGGTGCCATGAGGAGACTACAGGCAGGCAAGGAGCGTCGATCGGCCCTGGACAGTGAGCGAGAGAGGGACAGTCGAGAGGACAATGATGTGGATTACTATGAGCTGGATATCAATGGGCCAGAGATACTACGCTGCAAGTATGAAGTAGCCATAGCGGAATCTAGCGAGCTGAGGGAGGAACTTAAGGGTTTAAAGGTGGAACATGATGAG ATTAAGGCAGAGCATGAGGAGGTACGGGGACGACTGGAGGGACAGGTACATGACCTCAGTATCCAAGTATCTCAGTTGGAGAGCAGCAGCCGTGCAGACCGTGAACAGGTCGCTCGGCTTGAGAAGGAGCTAAAGGAAGTGAGTGCAGTTGCGGGCGAGACAGAGGGCAGTCTTAGTGTTGCCCAGGATGAACTTGTCGCCTTTAGTGAAGAGCTTGCCAACCTCTACCACCATGTCTGCATGTGCAACAACGAAACCCCGAATCGCGTCATGCTTGATTTTTATAAAGAGGGTAAAGGAAGCAAGACTGAATGTAAAGATAGGCAATCTCCATTGACACTAACCAATGGCAGAACAACCCAGGCACCTGAGATCAACTTCACCACCATGAACAGCTCTGCTTCTGGGACCTCAGTCAGAGAAGGCCCACGTCCAGAGCCAATGGACATCTACAACCTTGTAGCAATAATTCGGGATCAGATCAGTCACTTACAGAAGGCGGTAGACCGCACCACGGAGTTGTCAAGGCAAAGAGTTGCCTCTCTGGAGTTGGCTGCAGTTGCAGATAAAGACCAAGCTGCATGCATGGAGGAGATTTTGAAGCTCAAGTCCCTGCTGAGCACTAAGAGAGAACAGATTGCCACGCTGAGGACTGTCCTCAAGGCCAACAAACAT ACAGCAGAGGTGGCCCTGGCTAACTTGAAGAGCAAATACGAAAATGAGAAGACCATTGTCACTGAGACCATGATGAAGCTTAGGAACGAGCTGAAGGCCCTGAAAGAAGATGCCGCCACATTCTCCTCTCTCAGGGCTATGTTCGCCACCAG ATGTGATGAGTATGTAACACAATTGGATGACATGCAGAGGCAGCTGGCTGCAGCAGAAGACGAGAAGAAGACTCTAAACTCCCTCCTGCGTATGGCGATCCAACAAAAACTTGCCCTCACCCAGCGACTTGAGGATCTGGAGTTTGACCACGAGCAAGCCCGACGAGGATCCGGTGCTGGGCCAGGTGGCCGTGGGAAAGCGTCATCTGGGCGTGGCAGAGGTCCCTCTTCGTTTTCCAGCCCCCAT TAA
- the LOC127427908 gene encoding uncharacterized protein LOC127427908 isoform X1, which translates to MKATALFRAHWIRQNSSKPISEILSEFPRLMDTPGMISQDFSVLHPDAADKLCSSWLPDFADKILAFAKRDGRQMDLLNLDNMSADTKGTMALKILPQIIPPSVYKIGNKTFQPTIEEARTSFIDVQPSGTNMVQYLLKQREERPFPFVLELGVGGQFFVVVNGEALEEQTLLKAVDVCFKSFFCFDTHFPKQCALAWEFLQQVVYEMPGSENSTIRFLRASIYAAED; encoded by the exons ATGAAAGCAACTGCTCTTTTTAGGGCTCACTGGATTCGCCAGAACAGCTCCAAACCAATATCTGAGATTTTATCAGAGTTCCCTCGTCTAATGGATACCCCAGGCATG ATATCTCAAGACTTTAGTGTACTTCACCCTGATGCTGCTGACAAATTGTGCTCATCCTGGTTGCCTGACTTTGCTGACAAGATCCTGGCCTTTGCTAAAAGAGATGGACGACAAATGGATTTACTCAATTTAGACAACATGTCTGCAG ATACCAAAGGCACCATGGCACTGAAAATTTTACCTCAGATCATTCCACCATCAGTGTACAAGATTGGCAACAAAACCTTCCAGCCAACTATTGAGGAAGCCAGAACCTCTTTCATTGATGTACAACCA TCTGGAACCAACATGGTGCAGTACCTActaaaacagagggaggagaggcCCTTCCCATTTGTCTTAGAACTTGGAGTTGGTGGACAGTTTTTTGTGGTGGTGAATGGGGAAGCCCTAGAAGAGCAGACTCTCCTCAAGGCAGTAGATGTttgttttaagtcctttttttgctttgACACCCACTTTCCAAAACAATGCGCCCTTGCATGGGAGTTTTTGCAGCAGGTAGTTTATGAGATGCCTGGTTCCGAAAATTCAACAATTCGCTTTTTGCGTGCCTCCATTTATGCTGCTGAGgactaa
- the LOC127427855 gene encoding protein bicaudal D homolog 2-like isoform X1, producing MSGDDDGYPEAQLVTESGPNWLRAEIERLSRELSETTREKIQAAEYGLVVLEENQQLKQRFEDLESEHETVRQELDQLREAYGQVHSTHRKVAADGESREESLILESASKEAYYEQRMLELQTDLRQTKNTLTSTRAENERLATLTLQLRENNDIVEMKCSRLCDDIREYKIRESRLLQDYTELEEENISLQKHVSTLKQGQVEFEGLKHENRRLEEEVQFLNSQLEDAIRLREIAERQLTEALETVKTEREQKAALRKELAHHMTLGDSLFASSLDGLKLSPDEPNNDDAILTFENGFAKVCDGNDEDNRLSTPKRGENFHPAPSLVDDLLSELNISEIQKLKQQLLQVEREKVALLTTLQDSQKQLEHARGALAEQQEAMTRLSDDLGAMRRLQAGKERRSALDSERERDSREDNDVDYYELDINGPEILRCKYEVAIAESSELREELKGLKVEHDEIKAEHEEVRGRLEGQVHDLSIQVSQLESSSRADREQVARLEKELKEVSAVAGETEGSLSVAQDELVAFSEELANLYHHVCMCNNETPNRVMLDFYKEGKGSKTECKDRQSPLTLTNGRTTQAPEINFTTMNSSASGTSVREGPRPEPMDIYNLVAIIRDQISHLQKAVDRTTELSRQRVASLELAAVADKDQAACMEEILKLKSLLSTKREQIATLRTVLKANKHTAEVALANLKSKYENEKTIVTETMMKLRNELKALKEDAATFSSLRAMFATRCDEYVTQLDDMQRQLAAAEDEKKTLNSLLRMAIQQKLALTQRLEDLEFDHEQARRGSGAGPGGRGKASSGRGRGPSSFSSPHVSPRLPCKNRPQPHGLIGSPAVFCSEKYKILCDTGSD from the exons ATGTCTGGGGATGATGACGGGTATCCCGAGGCGCAGCTGGTCACAGAGTCCGGACCGAACTGGCTCCGTGCTGAGATTGAGCGTTTGTCCCGGGAACTGAGCGAGACGACCCGGGAAAAGATTCAGGCGGCGGAATACGGGCTGGTGGTGCTGGAGGAAAACCAGCAGCTGAAACAACGCTTTGAAGATCTAGAAAGCGAACATGAGACCGTCAGACAAGAGCTGGATCAACTCAGAGAG GCATATGGTCAGGTTCACTCCACCCACAGAAAGGTGGCTGCAGATGGGGAAAGCAGGGAGGAGTCCCTCATCCTGGAGTCGGCATCTAAAGAGGCGTATTATGAGCAAAGAATGCTGGAACTACAGACTGACCTGAGGCAAACGAAAAACACTCTCACCAGCACTCGGGCAGAGAATGAACGTCTGGCCACCCTCACACTGCAGCTGAGAGAG AATAATGACATAGTGGAGATGAAATGCAGTCGTCTATGTGACGACATCCGGGAGTACAAGATCCGAGAGTCTCGTCTGCTGCAAGACTACACAGAACTGGAGGAAGAGAACATCAGCTTGCAGAAACACGTCTCCACCCTCAAACAGGGTCAG GTTGAGTTTGAGGGACTCAAGCACGAGAATCGGCGCTTGGAAGAGGAAGTTCAGTTCCTAAACAGCCAGCTAGAGGATGCCATTCGGTTACGTGAGATAGCTGAGCGCCAGCTAACAGAGGCACTAGAAACTGTGAAGACTGAGCGGGAGCAGAAAGCAGCCCTTCGGAAAGAGTTGGCACATCATATGACCCTGGGGGACTCACTCTTTGCCAGCTCATTAGATGGACTTAAATTGAGTCCAGATGAACCTAATAACGATGATGCCATTCTGACATTTGAAAATGGATTTGCTAAAGTCTGTGATGGTAATGATGAAGATAACAGATTGTCCACACCCAAGAGAGGTGAAAATTTCCATCCCGCTCCAAGTTTGGTGGATGACTTGTTGAGCGAGCTGAACATCTCTGAGATCCAGAAACTCAAGCAACAGCTCTTACAG GTAGAGCGAGAGAAGGTGGCTCTGCTCACCACTCTACAGGATTCTCAGAAGCAGTTAGAGCATGCTCGAGGAGCATTAGCCGAGCAGCAGGAAGCTATGACGAGACTTAGCGATGATTTGGGTGCCATGAGGAGACTACAGGCAGGCAAGGAGCGTCGATCGGCCCTGGACAGTGAGCGAGAGAGGGACAGTCGAGAGGACAATGATGTGGATTACTATGAGCTGGATATCAATGGGCCAGAGATACTACGCTGCAAGTATGAAGTAGCCATAGCGGAATCTAGCGAGCTGAGGGAGGAACTTAAGGGTTTAAAGGTGGAACATGATGAG ATTAAGGCAGAGCATGAGGAGGTACGGGGACGACTGGAGGGACAGGTACATGACCTCAGTATCCAAGTATCTCAGTTGGAGAGCAGCAGCCGTGCAGACCGTGAACAGGTCGCTCGGCTTGAGAAGGAGCTAAAGGAAGTGAGTGCAGTTGCGGGCGAGACAGAGGGCAGTCTTAGTGTTGCCCAGGATGAACTTGTCGCCTTTAGTGAAGAGCTTGCCAACCTCTACCACCATGTCTGCATGTGCAACAACGAAACCCCGAATCGCGTCATGCTTGATTTTTATAAAGAGGGTAAAGGAAGCAAGACTGAATGTAAAGATAGGCAATCTCCATTGACACTAACCAATGGCAGAACAACCCAGGCACCTGAGATCAACTTCACCACCATGAACAGCTCTGCTTCTGGGACCTCAGTCAGAGAAGGCCCACGTCCAGAGCCAATGGACATCTACAACCTTGTAGCAATAATTCGGGATCAGATCAGTCACTTACAGAAGGCGGTAGACCGCACCACGGAGTTGTCAAGGCAAAGAGTTGCCTCTCTGGAGTTGGCTGCAGTTGCAGATAAAGACCAAGCTGCATGCATGGAGGAGATTTTGAAGCTCAAGTCCCTGCTGAGCACTAAGAGAGAACAGATTGCCACGCTGAGGACTGTCCTCAAGGCCAACAAACAT ACAGCAGAGGTGGCCCTGGCTAACTTGAAGAGCAAATACGAAAATGAGAAGACCATTGTCACTGAGACCATGATGAAGCTTAGGAACGAGCTGAAGGCCCTGAAAGAAGATGCCGCCACATTCTCCTCTCTCAGGGCTATGTTCGCCACCAG ATGTGATGAGTATGTAACACAATTGGATGACATGCAGAGGCAGCTGGCTGCAGCAGAAGACGAGAAGAAGACTCTAAACTCCCTCCTGCGTATGGCGATCCAACAAAAACTTGCCCTCACCCAGCGACTTGAGGATCTGGAGTTTGACCACGAGCAAGCCCGACGAGGATCCGGTGCTGGGCCAGGTGGCCGTGGGAAAGCGTCATCTGGGCGTGGCAGAGGTCCCTCTTCGTTTTCCAGCCCCCATGTAAGTCCCAGACTTCCCTGTAAGAATCGACCACAGCCACATGGCCTAATTGGAAGTCCTGCAGTTTTCTGCAGCGAGAAGTATAAAATTCTGTGTGACACTGGATCTGATTAA
- the LOC127427908 gene encoding uncharacterized protein LOC127427908 isoform X2 translates to MDTPGMISQDFSVLHPDAADKLCSSWLPDFADKILAFAKRDGRQMDLLNLDNMSADTKGTMALKILPQIIPPSVYKIGNKTFQPTIEEARTSFIDVQPSGTNMVQYLLKQREERPFPFVLELGVGGQFFVVVNGEALEEQTLLKAVDVCFKSFFCFDTHFPKQCALAWEFLQQVVYEMPGSENSTIRFLRASIYAAED, encoded by the exons ATGGATACCCCAGGCATG ATATCTCAAGACTTTAGTGTACTTCACCCTGATGCTGCTGACAAATTGTGCTCATCCTGGTTGCCTGACTTTGCTGACAAGATCCTGGCCTTTGCTAAAAGAGATGGACGACAAATGGATTTACTCAATTTAGACAACATGTCTGCAG ATACCAAAGGCACCATGGCACTGAAAATTTTACCTCAGATCATTCCACCATCAGTGTACAAGATTGGCAACAAAACCTTCCAGCCAACTATTGAGGAAGCCAGAACCTCTTTCATTGATGTACAACCA TCTGGAACCAACATGGTGCAGTACCTActaaaacagagggaggagaggcCCTTCCCATTTGTCTTAGAACTTGGAGTTGGTGGACAGTTTTTTGTGGTGGTGAATGGGGAAGCCCTAGAAGAGCAGACTCTCCTCAAGGCAGTAGATGTttgttttaagtcctttttttgctttgACACCCACTTTCCAAAACAATGCGCCCTTGCATGGGAGTTTTTGCAGCAGGTAGTTTATGAGATGCCTGGTTCCGAAAATTCAACAATTCGCTTTTTGCGTGCCTCCATTTATGCTGCTGAGgactaa